One Pseudochaenichthys georgianus chromosome 7, fPseGeo1.2, whole genome shotgun sequence DNA segment encodes these proteins:
- the suv39h1b gene encoding histone-lysine N-methyltransferase SUV39H1b isoform X3 produces MSWEDLQALCRGEKLFCKQLGVNRGSTNVYDVEFICDYKKTKQEEFYLLKWKGFPESDNSWEPKRNLKCHKLIKQFHLDLDQQLRRHKRRYTPKKLDKDISSFLVQKAKLRQSLKRWEAHLNQTRNHPGRIFVANEVDLEAPPKNFTYINNYKVGQGIVLDEMAVGCECKNCLEEPINGCCPGASLHRMAYNDKGLVRIRPGQPIYECNSQCSCSSECPNRIVQKGIQVDLCIFKTENGRGWGVRTLQHIKKNTFIMEYVGEIITNEEAERRGHVYDCQGSTYLFDLDYVEDVYTVDAAHQGNISHFVNHSCNPNLQVFNVFINNIDERLPRIALFSTRAIRSGEELTFDYRMQIDPVDTESTKMDSSFNLAGLPGSPKKRIRVECRCGSDSCRKYLF; encoded by the exons ATGTCCTGGGAGGACCTGCAGGCTCTGTGCCGCGGAGAGAAGCTCTTCTGCAAACAGCTAGGGGTGAACCGAGGCAGCACCAATGTCTATGATGTGGAATTCATCTGCGACTACAAGAAGACTAAG CAGGAGGAGTTCTACCTGTTGAAGTGGAAGGGCTTCCCGGAGTCGGATAACAGCTGGGAACCCAAGAGGAACCTTAAATGCCACAAACTGATAAAGCAGTTCCACCTGGACCTGGATCAGCAGCTGAGGCGCCACAAGAGACGCTACACCCCCAAAAAACTGGATAAGGACATTTCCTCCTTCCTGGTCCAAAAAGCCAAGCTCCGTCAGAGTCTGAAGCGCTGGGAGGCCCATCTGAACCAGACTCGCAACCACCCGGGCCGCATTTTTGTTGCAAACGAAGTGGACCTTGAGGCCCCTCCAAAGAACTTCACCTACATCAACAACTACAAAGTAGGCCAAGGGATTGTGTTAGATGAGATGGCGGTGGGCTGCGAGTGTAAAAACTGTTTGGAGGAACCAATAAACGGCTGCTGCCCCGGGGCCTCGCTGCACCGCATGGCCTACAATGACAAGGGCCTGGTCCGGATCCGGCCGGGACAGCCCATATACGAGTGTAACTCCCaatgcagctgcagctctgagtgTCCCAACAGAATAGTGCAGAAGGGCATCCAGGTTGACCTGTGCATCTTTAAGACGGAGAACGGCCGGGGGTGGGGGGTGCGCACGCTGCAGCACATCAAGAAGAACACCTTCATCATGGAGTATGTGGGGGAG atcaTCACGAACGAGGAAGCCGAGAGGAGGGGTCATGTGTACGACTGCCAGGGCTCCACGTACCTGTTTGACCTGGACTATGTGGAGGACGTGTACACCGTGGACGCAGCTCACCAAGGCAACATCTCCCACTTTGTCAACCACAGC TGTAACCCCAACCTGCAGGTATTTAATGTGTTCATCAACAACATTGATGAGAGGCTCCCAAGAATCGCTTTATTCTCAACACGAGCTATCCGGAGCGGAGAGGAGCTCACCTTTGACTACAGGATGCAGA TTGACCCGGTGGACACGGAGAGCACCAAGATGGACTCCAGCTTCAACCTGGCGGGGCTCCCCGGCTCCCCGAAGAAGAGGATCCGAGTGGAGTGTCGCTGTGGGTCCGACTCCTGTCGAAAATACCTGTTCTGA
- the suv39h1b gene encoding histone-lysine N-methyltransferase SUV39H1b isoform X1: protein MLYLHFGGCVENMAEYLKGCSVSCKMSWEDLQALCRGEKLFCKQLGVNRGSTNVYDVEFICDYKKTKQEEFYLLKWKGFPESDNSWEPKRNLKCHKLIKQFHLDLDQQLRRHKRRYTPKKLDKDISSFLVQKAKLRQSLKRWEAHLNQTRNHPGRIFVANEVDLEAPPKNFTYINNYKVGQGIVLDEMAVGCECKNCLEEPINGCCPGASLHRMAYNDKGLVRIRPGQPIYECNSQCSCSSECPNRIVQKGIQVDLCIFKTENGRGWGVRTLQHIKKNTFIMEYVGEIITNEEAERRGHVYDCQGSTYLFDLDYVEDVYTVDAAHQGNISHFVNHSCNPNLQVFNVFINNIDERLPRIALFSTRAIRSGEELTFDYRMQIDPVDTESTKMDSSFNLAGLPGSPKKRIRVECRCGSDSCRKYLF from the exons ATGTTGTATCTCCATTTTGGCGGCTGTGTGGAAAACATGGCGGAATATTTGAAAG gttgCAGTGTGTCCTGCAAGATGTCCTGGGAGGACCTGCAGGCTCTGTGCCGCGGAGAGAAGCTCTTCTGCAAACAGCTAGGGGTGAACCGAGGCAGCACCAATGTCTATGATGTGGAATTCATCTGCGACTACAAGAAGACTAAG CAGGAGGAGTTCTACCTGTTGAAGTGGAAGGGCTTCCCGGAGTCGGATAACAGCTGGGAACCCAAGAGGAACCTTAAATGCCACAAACTGATAAAGCAGTTCCACCTGGACCTGGATCAGCAGCTGAGGCGCCACAAGAGACGCTACACCCCCAAAAAACTGGATAAGGACATTTCCTCCTTCCTGGTCCAAAAAGCCAAGCTCCGTCAGAGTCTGAAGCGCTGGGAGGCCCATCTGAACCAGACTCGCAACCACCCGGGCCGCATTTTTGTTGCAAACGAAGTGGACCTTGAGGCCCCTCCAAAGAACTTCACCTACATCAACAACTACAAAGTAGGCCAAGGGATTGTGTTAGATGAGATGGCGGTGGGCTGCGAGTGTAAAAACTGTTTGGAGGAACCAATAAACGGCTGCTGCCCCGGGGCCTCGCTGCACCGCATGGCCTACAATGACAAGGGCCTGGTCCGGATCCGGCCGGGACAGCCCATATACGAGTGTAACTCCCaatgcagctgcagctctgagtgTCCCAACAGAATAGTGCAGAAGGGCATCCAGGTTGACCTGTGCATCTTTAAGACGGAGAACGGCCGGGGGTGGGGGGTGCGCACGCTGCAGCACATCAAGAAGAACACCTTCATCATGGAGTATGTGGGGGAG atcaTCACGAACGAGGAAGCCGAGAGGAGGGGTCATGTGTACGACTGCCAGGGCTCCACGTACCTGTTTGACCTGGACTATGTGGAGGACGTGTACACCGTGGACGCAGCTCACCAAGGCAACATCTCCCACTTTGTCAACCACAGC TGTAACCCCAACCTGCAGGTATTTAATGTGTTCATCAACAACATTGATGAGAGGCTCCCAAGAATCGCTTTATTCTCAACACGAGCTATCCGGAGCGGAGAGGAGCTCACCTTTGACTACAGGATGCAGA TTGACCCGGTGGACACGGAGAGCACCAAGATGGACTCCAGCTTCAACCTGGCGGGGCTCCCCGGCTCCCCGAAGAAGAGGATCCGAGTGGAGTGTCGCTGTGGGTCCGACTCCTGTCGAAAATACCTGTTCTGA
- the LOC117448938 gene encoding LOW QUALITY PROTEIN: organic solute transporter subunit alpha (The sequence of the model RefSeq protein was modified relative to this genomic sequence to represent the inferred CDS: deleted 2 bases in 1 codon) has translation MFHPDDATESTVKDKSHRLVVQVDSVNPNVYVNGIICVSTFVSFYGHLLFYKATNTALHGYGLRAKFICVIVVLMLCGLQSGILETMGALEVIPCTPPFRVLCPSSVIYHYCVIVEMFCIGLYARHTFRKVEPSLVEDMEGTISVTQLEKAVQTDNVHTMLHKSGGLVSASNPSYSSDSEDSLCRIEHAPLDGFPFPKARGQQPGRPEPGAQPRSAEEPGTNCSHVSVRADINYQVSKDLTVV, from the exons ATGTTTCATCCAGATGATGCTACTGAATCAA CAGTGAAGGATAAAAGCCATCGTCTTGTTGTACAGGTGGACTCAGTCAATCCCAATGTGTACGTCAACGGTATCATATGTGTCTCTACCTTCGTGTCCTTCTACGGCCACCTCCTCTTTTACAAAGCCACTAACACTGCTCTACATGGCTACGGACTGAGAGCCAAGTTCATCTGCGTCATCGTGGTGTTGATGCTGTGCGGCCTGCAGAGCGGCATCCTGGAGACCATGGGTGCTCTGGAGGTCATCCCCTGCACCCCCCCTTTTC GGGTTCTCTGTCCATCCTCAGTGATCTACCACTACTGTGTGATAGTGGAGATGTTCTGCATCGGCCTGTATGCCCGCCACACATTCCGCAAGGTGGAGCCGAGCTTGGTGGAGGACATGGAGGGAACCATCAGTGTCACACAGTTGGAAAAGGCTGTTCAAACAGACAACGTTCACACGATGCTTCACAAGTCGGGCGGCCTCGTCAGCGCCTCCAACCCCAGCTACAGCAGCGACAGCGAGGACAGCCTGTGCAGGATCGAGCATGCCCCTCTGGACGGATTCCCCTTCCCTAAGGCCAGGGGCCAGCAGCCAGGCAGGCCAGAACCAGGG GCCCAGCCCAGGTCAGCAGAGGAACCCGGGACAAATTGTTCCCACGTTAGTGTGAGGGCTGATATTAACTACCAGGTCTCTAAGGATTTGACTGTAGTTTGA
- the suv39h1b gene encoding histone-lysine N-methyltransferase SUV39H1b isoform X2, with translation MLYLHFGGCVENMAEYLKGCSVSCKMSWEDLQALCRGEKLFCKQLGVNRGSTNVYDVEFICDYKKTKEEFYLLKWKGFPESDNSWEPKRNLKCHKLIKQFHLDLDQQLRRHKRRYTPKKLDKDISSFLVQKAKLRQSLKRWEAHLNQTRNHPGRIFVANEVDLEAPPKNFTYINNYKVGQGIVLDEMAVGCECKNCLEEPINGCCPGASLHRMAYNDKGLVRIRPGQPIYECNSQCSCSSECPNRIVQKGIQVDLCIFKTENGRGWGVRTLQHIKKNTFIMEYVGEIITNEEAERRGHVYDCQGSTYLFDLDYVEDVYTVDAAHQGNISHFVNHSCNPNLQVFNVFINNIDERLPRIALFSTRAIRSGEELTFDYRMQIDPVDTESTKMDSSFNLAGLPGSPKKRIRVECRCGSDSCRKYLF, from the exons ATGTTGTATCTCCATTTTGGCGGCTGTGTGGAAAACATGGCGGAATATTTGAAAG gttgCAGTGTGTCCTGCAAGATGTCCTGGGAGGACCTGCAGGCTCTGTGCCGCGGAGAGAAGCTCTTCTGCAAACAGCTAGGGGTGAACCGAGGCAGCACCAATGTCTATGATGTGGAATTCATCTGCGACTACAAGAAGACTAAG GAGGAGTTCTACCTGTTGAAGTGGAAGGGCTTCCCGGAGTCGGATAACAGCTGGGAACCCAAGAGGAACCTTAAATGCCACAAACTGATAAAGCAGTTCCACCTGGACCTGGATCAGCAGCTGAGGCGCCACAAGAGACGCTACACCCCCAAAAAACTGGATAAGGACATTTCCTCCTTCCTGGTCCAAAAAGCCAAGCTCCGTCAGAGTCTGAAGCGCTGGGAGGCCCATCTGAACCAGACTCGCAACCACCCGGGCCGCATTTTTGTTGCAAACGAAGTGGACCTTGAGGCCCCTCCAAAGAACTTCACCTACATCAACAACTACAAAGTAGGCCAAGGGATTGTGTTAGATGAGATGGCGGTGGGCTGCGAGTGTAAAAACTGTTTGGAGGAACCAATAAACGGCTGCTGCCCCGGGGCCTCGCTGCACCGCATGGCCTACAATGACAAGGGCCTGGTCCGGATCCGGCCGGGACAGCCCATATACGAGTGTAACTCCCaatgcagctgcagctctgagtgTCCCAACAGAATAGTGCAGAAGGGCATCCAGGTTGACCTGTGCATCTTTAAGACGGAGAACGGCCGGGGGTGGGGGGTGCGCACGCTGCAGCACATCAAGAAGAACACCTTCATCATGGAGTATGTGGGGGAG atcaTCACGAACGAGGAAGCCGAGAGGAGGGGTCATGTGTACGACTGCCAGGGCTCCACGTACCTGTTTGACCTGGACTATGTGGAGGACGTGTACACCGTGGACGCAGCTCACCAAGGCAACATCTCCCACTTTGTCAACCACAGC TGTAACCCCAACCTGCAGGTATTTAATGTGTTCATCAACAACATTGATGAGAGGCTCCCAAGAATCGCTTTATTCTCAACACGAGCTATCCGGAGCGGAGAGGAGCTCACCTTTGACTACAGGATGCAGA TTGACCCGGTGGACACGGAGAGCACCAAGATGGACTCCAGCTTCAACCTGGCGGGGCTCCCCGGCTCCCCGAAGAAGAGGATCCGAGTGGAGTGTCGCTGTGGGTCCGACTCCTGTCGAAAATACCTGTTCTGA